A window of the Cannabis sativa cultivar Pink pepper isolate KNU-18-1 chromosome X, ASM2916894v1, whole genome shotgun sequence genome harbors these coding sequences:
- the LOC115705218 gene encoding putative indole-3-acetic acid-amido synthetase GH3.9, with product MDGKKLEYKGEEALKEIERLTTEPDIVQENILREILRSNCETEYLSKYMDKGTKDDVSMFKKRVPVITYKDIRPFIQRIANGEDSSLLTGHPITEMLCSSGTSAGEPKMMPSIAEDLDRRTFLYNLIMPIINQYVPGLDEGKAMFLYFVKAEMSTPCGLPARAVLTSYYKSKHFKCRAYDAFSNYTSPDQVILCNDSNQSMYCQLLSGLVNRHQVLRLGAVFASALLRAISFLERNWGSFCNDIRLGRLDPCITDPECRSAMSSVVSSPNPGLAEEIEEICGEQSGGSWKGVLCKLWPKAKYIEAVITGSMAQYIPALEYYSGGKLPLVCTMYASSECYFGVNLKPLSDPSDVAFTLMPNMCYFEFIPLGDNGTLVLDVAEEDEVPVDRLVDLVHVTRGSYYELVVTTFAGLNRYRIGDVLLVTGFHNKTPQFQFICRRNVLLSIDNDKTNEEDLHKSISVAKKLLEPHNTLLVEYTSYADTSRVPGHYVLYWELLVHHVSSSTSSALMSLLENDNNNVLEECCIAVEEELDYIYRRCRTNDKSVGPLEIRVVKPGSFEALMDLFISQGGSINQYKTPRCINSAKALNLLDSNVLASFFSPRDPTWIP from the exons ATGGATGGGAAGAAACTTGAGTACAAAGGCGAGGAGGCCTTGAAGGAGATAGAAAGGCTGACAACGGAGCCTGATATAGTTCAGGAAAATATCTTGAGAGAAATCTTGAGAAGCAACTGTGAAACTGAGTATCTGAGTAAGTATATGGATAAAGGAACGAAAGATGATGTTTCAATGTTCAAGAAACGTGTCCCTGTAATCACTTATAAGGACATTCGACCATTCATCCAAAGAATTGCAAATGGTGAAGACTCATCTCTCCTTACTGGTCACCCAATAACAGAGATGTTATGCAG TTCAGGGACTTCAGCTGGAGAGCCCAAAATGATGCCTTCCATTGCAGAAGATCTGGACCGTCGAACATTCTTATATAACCTCATCATGCCGATAATCAATCA GTATGTTCCTGGTTTGGACGAAGGAAAAGCCATGTTCCTGTACTTCGTCAAGGCTGAAATGTCCACACCGTGTGGGCTTCCGGCACGTGCGGTTTTGACTAGCTACTACAAGAGTAAGCATTTCAAGTGCCGAGCTTACGATGCCTTTAGCAACTACACTAGCCCAGACCAAGTGATTCTCTGCAACGACAGCAACCAAAGCATGTACTGCCAGCTCCTCTCCGGCCTAGTCAACCGCCACCAAGTTCTTCGCCTCGGCGCTGTCTTCGCCTCCGCTCTCCTCCGCGCCATTTCTTTTCTCGAGCGGAACTGGGGCAGTTTCTGCAACGACATCCGGCTAGGCCGCCTAGACCCTTGTATCACAGACCCCGAGTGTCGTTCGGCCATGTCAAGTGTCGTTTCGTCCCCGAACCCGGGTCTTGCTGAGGAGATAGAGGAGATATGTGGAGAACAATCAGGTGGTTCGTGGAAGGGTGTGTTGTGTAAACTTTGGCCTAAGGCCAAGTACATTGAGGCAGTTATAACTGGGTCCATGGCTCAGTATATTCCGGCTTTGGAGTACTACAGTGGTGGGAAGTTGCCTTTGGTTTGTACCATGTATGCTTCTTCTGAGTGTTACTTTGGGGTCAACTTGAAACCTCTTAGTGACCCATCTGACGTGGCGTTCACACTTATGCCCAATATGTGTTACTTTGAGTTTATACCGTTGGGAGATAATGGTACACTCGTGTTGGACGTGGCTGAGGAGGATGAGGTCCCTGTTGACAGGCTTGTTGATTTGGTCCACGTCACACGTGGATCTTATTATGAATTGGTCGTCACCACTTTTGCtg GACTAAATCGGTATCGAATAGGCGATGTGCTACTAGTGACGGGGTTCCACAACAAAACTCCACAATTCCAATTCATATGCAGAAGGAACGTCCTCCTCAGCATCGACAACGACAAAACCAACGAAGAGGATTTGCACAAGAGCATCTCTGTGGCCAAGAAGCTTCTAGAACCTCACAACACCCTTCTGGTCGAGTACACCAGCTACGCTGACACGTCACGCGTCCCTGGACACTACGTCCTCTACTGGGAACTCCTGGTGCACCACGTgtcctcctccacctcctcaGCATTAATGTCGTTACTGGAAAACGACAATAATAATGTGTTGGAAGAGTGTTGCATTGCGGTGGAAGAAGAGTTGGACTATATTTATCGTCGTTGTAGGACGAACGACAAGTCGGTTGGGCCTCTGGAGATTC